The Novosphingobium kaempferiae genome includes a window with the following:
- a CDS encoding TonB-dependent receptor — MRTIFAAALAAGTMLSPVAAVAQSASPPAPQAAAPEIHEGDIVVTARRRDEALSTVPAAITALGSDDLIERGVRTDSDLQAVAPGLTIRQTQGNNSLTYSIRGQTADTFSGSPSAVIAYLNEVPLTINGASSFYDLENVQVLKGPQGTLFGRNATGGAVLYNSAKPTDRLEGLIRGRIGNYDLREVEGMLNLPLIEDKVLLRGAFDVVRKDGYIRNLFNGDRLGDVKRDGGRVTLTLKPTETISNTTMVQYTRSRGTNTGASYTYSVYGCGDTNNGFALTCGAGLLFGPGLDSVAGPGAWDAYLAAHPGAYAPGLIAYVDEQRRIGPYRTRHPGGASHRGRDWFVTNTTEIELGDNATLRNIAGFSNSRTRSEQPQLGAPFVTILTANAASGEYGNQLRVRSFSEELQLVGEAMDGRLDYIFGAYFQRQRSDTIWPQTYFDVSPVLAPAYVTNAFRLRNRTDALYGQLSYEIVPDLKLTGGLRYTWERVKIAQLPQATYTFGAPDQKKTFSDPSWEVGLEYKVSADWFAYLKTRGSFRSGGFNGAAPPVNATATDGGNLFDSEHTQDIEAGLKFAGTVFGRPANFASAVFVQWIQDVQRVEFPDPDGPGGLASIAVTANVPSSRIWGFEAQGSVRPAAWLEIGGSGAYTKATFTNGNISLFGNPYSYGPVGDTPKFSGTAYAQVSVPVGEAMGDVSLRGEVYGQTAQYFSNAAASIAPGTRLPGYALLHARLDWKDIAGSDFSAALFAKNLTDKAYFVGGMTLAAALGHNAAAVGEPRTYGLELSYRF, encoded by the coding sequence ATGAGGACCATCTTCGCGGCCGCGCTGGCCGCCGGGACCATGCTTTCACCCGTCGCTGCGGTTGCCCAGTCGGCATCGCCGCCTGCACCGCAAGCCGCAGCGCCCGAAATCCATGAGGGCGACATCGTCGTCACCGCGCGCCGCCGGGACGAGGCGCTGTCCACCGTGCCCGCCGCGATCACCGCGCTCGGCAGCGACGATCTCATCGAGCGGGGCGTGCGCACCGATTCCGATCTTCAGGCGGTCGCGCCGGGGCTGACGATCCGGCAGACGCAGGGCAACAACTCGCTCACTTACTCGATCCGTGGCCAGACGGCGGACACGTTCTCCGGCTCGCCCTCGGCGGTGATCGCCTATCTCAACGAAGTGCCGCTGACGATCAACGGCGCCTCCTCGTTCTACGATCTGGAAAACGTGCAGGTGCTGAAGGGCCCGCAGGGCACGCTGTTCGGCCGCAACGCCACCGGCGGCGCGGTGCTCTACAACTCGGCCAAGCCCACCGACCGGCTGGAAGGCCTGATCCGCGGGCGCATCGGCAACTACGACCTGCGCGAAGTGGAGGGCATGCTCAACCTGCCGCTGATCGAGGACAAGGTGCTGCTGCGCGGCGCCTTCGACGTGGTGCGCAAGGACGGCTACATCCGCAACCTGTTCAACGGCGACCGCCTGGGCGACGTGAAGCGCGACGGCGGCCGCGTGACGCTGACGCTCAAGCCGACCGAGACGATCAGCAACACGACGATGGTGCAGTACACCCGTTCGCGCGGCACCAACACCGGCGCGTCGTACACTTACAGCGTCTACGGCTGCGGAGACACCAACAACGGCTTCGCGCTGACGTGCGGGGCGGGGCTGCTGTTCGGGCCGGGGCTCGACAGCGTTGCCGGGCCGGGCGCATGGGACGCCTATCTTGCCGCGCATCCCGGGGCCTATGCGCCCGGCCTGATCGCCTATGTCGACGAGCAGCGCCGCATCGGCCCGTACCGCACGCGCCATCCGGGCGGGGCCAGCCATCGCGGGCGCGACTGGTTCGTCACCAACACCACCGAGATCGAGCTGGGCGACAATGCCACGCTGCGCAACATCGCGGGCTTCTCCAACTCGCGCACGCGCTCGGAACAGCCGCAGCTCGGCGCGCCCTTCGTCACCATCCTCACCGCCAACGCCGCCTCGGGCGAGTACGGCAACCAGCTGCGCGTGCGCTCCTTCTCCGAGGAACTGCAGCTGGTGGGCGAGGCGATGGACGGGCGGCTGGACTACATCTTCGGCGCGTACTTCCAGCGCCAGCGCAGCGACACCATCTGGCCGCAGACCTATTTCGACGTGTCGCCGGTGCTGGCACCGGCCTACGTCACCAACGCCTTTCGCCTGCGCAACCGTACCGATGCGCTCTATGGCCAGCTATCCTACGAGATCGTCCCCGACCTCAAGCTGACCGGCGGCCTGCGCTATACGTGGGAGCGCGTGAAGATCGCGCAGCTGCCGCAGGCGACGTACACGTTCGGCGCGCCCGACCAGAAGAAGACCTTCTCCGACCCGTCGTGGGAAGTGGGGCTGGAATACAAGGTGAGCGCGGACTGGTTCGCCTATCTCAAGACGCGCGGCAGCTTCCGTTCGGGCGGCTTCAACGGCGCCGCGCCGCCGGTGAACGCCACCGCGACCGATGGCGGCAACCTGTTCGATTCCGAGCATACGCAGGACATCGAGGCGGGTCTGAAGTTCGCCGGCACCGTCTTCGGACGGCCCGCCAACTTCGCCAGCGCCGTCTTCGTGCAGTGGATCCAGGACGTGCAGCGCGTGGAGTTCCCCGATCCCGATGGTCCCGGCGGCCTCGCCTCGATCGCGGTGACGGCCAACGTCCCGTCCAGCCGCATCTGGGGCTTCGAGGCGCAGGGTTCGGTCCGGCCCGCCGCGTGGCTGGAGATCGGCGGATCGGGGGCCTACACCAAGGCCACCTTCACCAACGGGAATATCTCCCTTTTCGGCAATCCCTATTCCTACGGGCCGGTGGGCGACACGCCGAAGTTCTCCGGCACCGCCTATGCGCAGGTCTCGGTCCCGGTGGGCGAGGCCATGGGTGACGTCTCCCTGCGCGGCGAGGTCTACGGACAGACGGCGCAGTACTTCTCCAACGCCGCCGCCTCGATTGCGCCGGGCACGCGCCTGCCGGGCTATGCGCTGCTCCACGCGCGGCTGGACTGGAAGGACATCGCGGGCTCCGACTTCTCGGCG
- a CDS encoding SDR family NAD(P)-dependent oxidoreductase: MEQELAGKVAVVTGGAGGIGRATVELFVRQGAKVVIADLADEAGEALADRLGDAAIYRHTDVSEPEAMQALVDTAVDRFGGLDVMFNNAGISTRPYPSFLDDRLDDFDRVMRVNVLGPMLGTRNAARVMKAQGRGGVILNNASIAGTLAGLGMMTYRASKAALIQFAKSSAIDLAQHGIRVNCIVPGHVRTELSSFGQAGADAALAARIESGVNAVYLSNQLIKRRGEPDDVAEVALFLASDRARHMTGAVIPVEGGVTVGDPVNHLQDILDARAAAMTVEDAEV, translated from the coding sequence GTGGAACAGGAACTGGCGGGCAAAGTGGCGGTCGTGACCGGAGGCGCCGGAGGAATCGGCCGCGCGACGGTGGAACTGTTCGTCCGGCAAGGTGCGAAAGTGGTCATCGCCGACCTTGCCGACGAGGCGGGCGAAGCGCTTGCCGACCGGCTCGGCGACGCGGCGATCTATCGCCACACCGACGTCAGCGAGCCCGAGGCGATGCAGGCGCTGGTGGACACCGCCGTCGATCGCTTCGGCGGGCTCGACGTGATGTTCAACAACGCCGGGATTTCGACCCGGCCCTATCCGAGTTTCCTCGACGATCGGCTCGACGATTTCGACCGGGTGATGCGCGTCAACGTGCTGGGGCCGATGCTGGGGACGCGCAACGCGGCGCGGGTGATGAAGGCGCAGGGGCGCGGCGGGGTGATCCTCAACAATGCCTCGATCGCGGGGACGCTGGCGGGCCTCGGCATGATGACCTACCGCGCGTCCAAGGCGGCGCTGATCCAGTTTGCCAAGTCCTCCGCCATCGATCTTGCGCAGCACGGCATCCGGGTGAACTGCATCGTGCCGGGCCATGTGCGCACCGAACTGTCCTCGTTCGGGCAGGCCGGGGCCGACGCGGCGCTGGCGGCCCGGATCGAGAGCGGGGTGAACGCGGTCTACCTGTCGAACCAGCTCATCAAGCGGCGCGGCGAGCCGGATGACGTGGCCGAGGTCGCGCTGTTCCTGGCGAGCGACCGCGCGCGGCACATGACCGGCGCGGTGATCCCGGTCGAGGGCGGGGTGACGGTTGGCGATCCGGTCAACCACCTGCAGGACATCCTCGACGCCCGCGCGGCGGCGATGACGGTGGAGGATGCCGAAGTCTGA
- a CDS encoding cytochrome P450, which yields MATQISQDRISERQALSPEQEQLLAEGSLADTAIQARPRDFYAAMRHGDPIHFDARLGSWLVTRHEDISAVQSDPVTFSVQHGYSEQQARGMRGEFEAYLREHGGGYFPDAIMSDPPYHTRIRRLMEQAFTAHRVKELEPRITEVVRGVIAEAIAKGDGKCDAVKDIAIPLTIRVIVEQLGLDPGMEAQISRWSVAVTAQIGAMQTRETMLENAAQIAELQRYLIAKMQACEENPSEDMISDLVHAEVTNADGTREKLTFAEAVSLVRATLIAGNDTTATAIGNLFYVLTTKPEMAELLEKVVDDERQLNRFIEEHLRNEPPVRALSRMTTREVVVNGTTIPANAHMLLVYGSGNDDESVFPEPRKFDITRANLGRHVAFGGGPHRCIGLALARMEVKVAAREIARQMANIRLAIPENEIRYTPSVATHTIESLPITFEKRVH from the coding sequence ATGGCAACCCAGATTTCGCAGGACCGCATTTCCGAGCGGCAGGCGCTGAGCCCCGAGCAGGAGCAGCTGCTGGCCGAAGGCTCGCTCGCCGATACCGCGATCCAGGCGCGGCCGCGCGATTTCTACGCGGCGATGCGCCATGGCGACCCGATCCACTTCGATGCGCGGCTGGGTTCGTGGCTGGTGACCCGGCACGAGGATATCTCCGCCGTGCAGTCGGACCCGGTGACGTTCTCGGTGCAGCACGGCTATTCCGAGCAGCAGGCGCGGGGGATGCGGGGCGAATTCGAGGCCTATCTGCGCGAGCATGGCGGCGGTTACTTCCCCGACGCGATCATGTCCGACCCGCCGTATCACACGCGAATCCGCCGATTGATGGAACAGGCCTTCACCGCCCACCGCGTCAAGGAACTGGAGCCGCGCATTACCGAGGTGGTGCGCGGGGTGATCGCCGAGGCCATCGCCAAAGGGGACGGAAAGTGCGACGCGGTGAAGGACATCGCGATCCCGCTGACCATCCGGGTGATCGTCGAGCAGCTTGGCCTCGATCCCGGCATGGAGGCGCAGATTTCGCGCTGGTCGGTGGCGGTGACGGCGCAGATCGGGGCGATGCAGACGCGTGAGACGATGCTGGAGAATGCCGCGCAAATCGCTGAATTGCAACGCTATCTCATCGCCAAGATGCAGGCCTGCGAGGAAAATCCGAGCGAGGACATGATCTCCGACCTTGTCCATGCCGAAGTCACCAACGCCGACGGAACCCGCGAAAAGCTGACGTTTGCGGAGGCGGTCTCGCTCGTCCGGGCCACGCTGATCGCCGGGAACGACACGACGGCGACCGCGATCGGCAACCTGTTCTACGTCCTCACCACCAAACCCGAAATGGCGGAATTGCTGGAAAAAGTGGTCGATGACGAGCGCCAGCTCAACCGTTTCATCGAGGAGCACCTGCGCAACGAGCCGCCGGTGCGCGCGCTGTCGCGGATGACCACGCGCGAGGTCGTGGTGAACGGCACGACGATCCCGGCGAACGCGCACATGCTGCTCGTCTACGGGTCCGGCAACGATGACGAGAGCGTGTTTCCCGAGCCGCGCAAGTTCGACATAACCCGCGCAAATCTGGGGCGTCACGTCGCTTTCGGGGGTGGTCCGCACCGCTGCATCGGGCTCGCCCTGGCGCGCATGGAGGTGAAGGTGGCGGCGCGCGAGATCGCCCGGCAGATGGCGAACATCCGCCTCGCGATCCCGGAAAACGAGATCCGCTACACGCCCAGCGTGGCCACCCACACCATCGAATCGCTGCCGATCACGTTCGAAAAGCGCGTGCACTGA
- a CDS encoding 2Fe-2S iron-sulfur cluster-binding protein — MGTLTVTMTDVDGETRTFEGIEEGISLMEVGRQNGVAGIMGDCGGGCACATCHVYVDENWQEKVGAPDDIEFAMLDMVADVMKDNSRLGCQIRMSFELDGLQVTVAPASSY, encoded by the coding sequence ATGGGCACCCTGACAGTCACCATGACCGATGTCGATGGCGAGACCCGCACTTTCGAGGGCATCGAGGAAGGCATCAGCCTCATGGAAGTCGGCCGCCAGAACGGCGTTGCCGGGATCATGGGGGACTGCGGCGGGGGCTGTGCCTGCGCGACGTGCCATGTCTATGTCGATGAAAACTGGCAGGAAAAGGTCGGCGCGCCGGACGACATCGAGTTTGCGATGCTCGACATGGTGGCGGACGTGATGAAGGACAATTCGCGCCTCGGCTGCCAGATCCGCATGTCCTTCGAACTCGACGGACTGCAGGTCACGGTCGCCCCGGCTTCCTCCTACTGA
- a CDS encoding amidohydrolase family protein, with protein MARTVIRNAMLFTATGAAASKGDLVVDGERIVSVGAAAQIRADDTVIDATGLFCMPGMTEGHAHLSFENVCATEDLITPCPETQVFTAARGAKALIEAGFTSAYGASEAKLKLAVAVRDEVNAGRLPGPRIRAGGLEITVTGGMGDESRLHNPRIGPSTIVDGVDEMRRAVRLHCREGVDNVKLDVSGDPFYPNTPGHTTPMTFEEIRVAAETAHAFGRKINAHTRSIEGSKHCIRAGVDALFHTEYADEELLDMMEEARERIFVVPTVGLFAQIMAGEASAHGLTPEVGGYMNIPELLENSIRTHTELRKRGIRHLIGGDYGFGWSKQGTQGRDLRFFVDHYGYSPADALVCATRNGGLAMGYDDLGTLEPGRLADLILVDGDPLADISVLSGPEQVVFVMKGGAVQKSTLPAPATGHTPVLQAAE; from the coding sequence GTGGCCCGCACCGTGATCCGCAACGCAATGCTGTTTACCGCCACCGGCGCGGCAGCTTCCAAGGGCGACCTCGTCGTCGACGGCGAGCGGATCGTCTCGGTCGGCGCAGCCGCGCAGATCCGCGCCGACGACACCGTGATCGACGCCACCGGCCTCTTCTGCATGCCCGGCATGACCGAGGGCCACGCGCACCTCTCGTTCGAGAACGTATGCGCCACCGAAGACCTCATCACCCCTTGTCCGGAAACTCAGGTCTTCACCGCCGCGCGCGGGGCGAAAGCGCTGATCGAGGCGGGCTTCACCAGCGCCTACGGAGCCTCCGAAGCCAAGTTGAAGCTGGCCGTCGCCGTGCGTGACGAGGTGAACGCCGGACGCCTGCCCGGCCCGCGCATCCGCGCCGGCGGGCTGGAGATCACCGTCACCGGCGGCATGGGCGACGAGAGCAGGCTGCATAACCCGCGCATCGGCCCCTCCACCATCGTCGACGGCGTGGACGAGATGCGCCGGGCCGTGCGCCTGCATTGCCGCGAGGGCGTGGACAACGTGAAGCTCGATGTGTCGGGCGACCCGTTCTATCCGAACACCCCCGGCCACACGACGCCGATGACCTTCGAGGAAATCCGCGTCGCAGCCGAGACGGCACATGCCTTCGGCCGGAAGATCAATGCCCATACCCGCTCGATCGAAGGCTCCAAGCACTGCATTCGCGCGGGCGTCGACGCCCTGTTCCACACCGAATACGCGGACGAAGAACTGCTCGACATGATGGAGGAAGCGCGGGAGCGCATCTTCGTGGTGCCGACCGTCGGCCTCTTCGCCCAGATCATGGCGGGCGAGGCATCGGCGCACGGACTGACGCCGGAAGTCGGCGGCTACATGAACATTCCCGAACTGCTCGAAAACTCGATCCGCACTCACACCGAACTGCGCAAGCGCGGCATCCGTCACCTGATCGGCGGCGACTACGGCTTCGGATGGAGCAAACAGGGCACGCAGGGCCGCGACCTCCGGTTCTTCGTCGATCACTATGGCTACTCGCCTGCCGATGCGCTCGTCTGCGCCACGCGCAACGGCGGGCTGGCGATGGGCTACGACGATCTCGGCACGCTGGAGCCGGGCAGGCTGGCAGACCTCATCCTCGTCGATGGCGATCCGCTTGCGGACATCTCCGTGCTCTCCGGGCCGGAGCAGGTCGTCTTCGTGATGAAGGGCGGCGCGGTCCAGAAATCCACCCTTCCCGCACCGGCAACGGGCCATACGCCCGTTCTCCAGGCAGCGGAATGA
- a CDS encoding aromatic ring-hydroxylating oxygenase subunit alpha, with product MNVETGMLQPGEARCPAETTQEIIARDRVAAPAWAASESYEYLGSEDISKDRYVNPAFATAEFERLWTRTWQMACREDHIPEAGDYYVYDIGPYSFVVTRDDVGDIHAHFNACLHRGTKLKPSATAGYAMNLKCPFHGWTWNLDGSLKEIPEKWDFAHTAGRRNCLPQARVELLGGFVWINMDPLAPALADYLGPEIMAHMAAWKLEERYIYLHVQKSYPANWKLTMEAFMEAYHVGDTHPQVAPANGDVNSQYDVYGAHVNRFISTLGVVSPKLRDRYSEKDIIDNFTLGDSSSLGGSKPELKDGERARQVMADMFRSMFETATKADLSGISDTELLDTYSYTFFPNLFLFPGISLPMIYRFRPDAKDHRRTIYEVMFMRPKPRDGSEVETAEVQVLEDRQSFAEADGMDPGFGVILDQDTDNLHAQQEGLEASAKPSLTLGDYQEIRIRHFELAVDKYVAMPPKLPDWTALQGR from the coding sequence ATGAACGTCGAAACCGGCATGCTACAACCCGGCGAGGCCCGGTGCCCGGCCGAGACCACGCAGGAGATCATCGCCCGCGACCGCGTCGCCGCGCCTGCATGGGCCGCCAGCGAGAGCTACGAATATCTCGGCAGCGAGGACATTTCCAAGGACCGCTACGTCAATCCCGCCTTCGCCACCGCGGAGTTCGAACGCCTCTGGACCCGCACCTGGCAGATGGCCTGTCGGGAGGACCACATTCCGGAGGCGGGGGACTACTACGTCTACGATATCGGCCCCTACTCCTTCGTCGTGACGCGCGACGACGTGGGGGATATTCACGCCCACTTCAACGCCTGCCTGCATCGCGGAACCAAACTCAAGCCCTCAGCCACGGCAGGCTACGCGATGAACCTCAAGTGCCCATTCCACGGCTGGACCTGGAACCTTGACGGGTCACTGAAGGAAATCCCGGAGAAGTGGGACTTCGCCCACACCGCAGGTCGCAGGAACTGTCTCCCGCAGGCTCGTGTCGAACTGCTTGGCGGCTTCGTGTGGATCAACATGGACCCGTTGGCGCCCGCCCTCGCCGACTATCTCGGGCCAGAAATCATGGCGCATATGGCGGCATGGAAGCTGGAGGAACGCTACATCTATCTCCACGTCCAGAAAAGCTACCCGGCCAACTGGAAGCTGACGATGGAAGCCTTCATGGAGGCCTACCACGTCGGCGACACCCACCCGCAGGTCGCGCCAGCCAACGGCGACGTGAATTCGCAGTATGACGTCTACGGCGCCCATGTGAACCGCTTCATCTCGACCTTGGGCGTGGTCAGCCCCAAGCTGCGCGACAGGTATTCCGAGAAGGACATCATCGACAACTTCACGCTGGGCGACAGTTCCTCGCTCGGCGGCAGCAAGCCCGAACTGAAGGACGGCGAACGCGCGCGGCAGGTCATGGCGGACATGTTCCGCTCGATGTTTGAGACTGCCACCAAGGCCGATCTTTCGGGCATATCGGACACCGAGCTGCTCGACACCTACAGCTACACGTTCTTCCCCAACCTGTTCCTGTTTCCCGGCATCTCGCTGCCGATGATCTACCGCTTCCGCCCGGATGCGAAGGACCACCGCCGCACGATCTACGAAGTCATGTTCATGCGCCCCAAGCCGCGCGACGGCAGCGAAGTGGAGACCGCCGAAGTGCAGGTGCTGGAAGATCGCCAGTCCTTCGCCGAGGCGGACGGGATGGACCCCGGTTTCGGCGTGATCCTCGATCAGGACACCGACAACCTCCATGCGCAGCAGGAAGGGCTGGAAGCCTCCGCCAAGCCCAGCCTGACGCTCGGCGACTATCAGGAAATCCGTATCCGGCACTTCGAACTCGCGGTCGACAAGTACGTCGCCATGCCGCCCAAGCTGCCCGACTGGACAGCGCTGCAAGGCCGGTGA
- a CDS encoding SDR family NAD(P)-dependent oxidoreductase, with the protein MSFSLQGRTTLIAGASSGIGAGFARAIASAGGRVVLGARRLERTQALASEIGAQAMAVALDVTNEASLIAAFDAAEARFGTVHGVVANAGIGTGGRSTDVPAAALSGVLDTNLLGTYLVAREGARRLIASGSPERGDGRIVLIGSITAQQNGTGDALYAASKAGLAHLGRQFAREWIRQGINVNTLQPGWIPTEINAEWFASERGRADIETLNRRRLLDTDALDPMLLYLLSNASAQVTGATFTIDDGQSL; encoded by the coding sequence GTGAGCTTCTCCCTGCAAGGACGCACGACCCTGATCGCCGGAGCTTCTTCGGGCATCGGCGCTGGCTTTGCGCGAGCCATAGCCTCAGCGGGCGGGCGCGTGGTGCTTGGCGCGCGCAGGCTCGAACGCACGCAGGCGCTGGCGTCGGAAATCGGGGCGCAGGCCATGGCAGTGGCACTCGACGTAACCAACGAAGCATCCCTGATCGCGGCCTTCGATGCTGCGGAGGCGCGGTTCGGCACGGTCCATGGGGTTGTCGCGAACGCCGGGATCGGCACTGGAGGCCGGTCCACCGACGTCCCGGCTGCCGCACTGTCGGGCGTTCTCGATACCAACCTGCTGGGCACCTATCTCGTCGCCCGCGAAGGCGCACGGCGGCTGATTGCAAGCGGCAGCCCAGAGCGCGGCGACGGGCGCATTGTCCTGATCGGCTCCATCACGGCACAACAGAACGGCACCGGCGATGCACTGTACGCCGCCAGCAAGGCGGGATTGGCCCACCTCGGGCGCCAGTTCGCGCGTGAGTGGATACGTCAGGGCATCAACGTCAACACCCTGCAGCCCGGCTGGATACCGACCGAGATCAACGCCGAGTGGTTCGCCAGCGAGCGCGGCAGAGCGGACATCGAGACACTCAACCGTCGCCGCCTGCTCGACACGGACGCGCTCGATCCGATGCTGCTCTACCTGCTCTCCAATGCCTCGGCGCAAGTGACCGGCGCGACGTTCACCATCGACGACGGGCAATCGTTATGA
- a CDS encoding CaiB/BaiF CoA transferase family protein — MTGDTPRALAGLIVIETAERVSGEYTGKLLADLGAQVIKVERPGGAPTRAMGPFHKGESTLFAYLNANKQSVVLDLANAQERALLDRLLARAHALIDDHDEAWTDRTDLSPEAVAERHPSIVHTLVTPFGQGAPKELQRLRPINVINAGGWAYHSPSETPSDKPPLKGAGRFLSDYEAGIDAALCTLASLLRLRRTGEGQSIDVSEVEVQLNRIDAVLDRMLAGEADPSDARSAYDMGGPGASFACSDGHVFLFMTTRHHWKALCALMSEPEWATAFREDWLEFDCTPTNVAQFRAGFSAWIATQQKLPVTEAAQKAGVAMVPVNTAADLPRHEQFAHRGFFQQAQHPAFGEVAYPGACYRMSATPVSVRTHAPALGADQRQVGDA; from the coding sequence ATGACCGGCGACACACCCCGCGCCCTTGCCGGGCTGATCGTGATCGAGACTGCCGAGCGGGTCAGCGGCGAATATACCGGCAAGCTGCTGGCCGATCTCGGCGCACAGGTCATCAAGGTCGAGCGGCCCGGCGGTGCGCCGACGCGCGCCATGGGGCCATTTCACAAGGGCGAAAGCACGCTGTTCGCCTATCTCAACGCGAACAAGCAGTCGGTCGTTCTAGACCTCGCCAACGCGCAGGAACGCGCCCTGCTCGACCGTCTTCTCGCGCGCGCCCATGCCCTGATCGACGATCATGACGAGGCCTGGACTGATCGAACGGACCTGTCCCCAGAAGCGGTCGCAGAACGGCATCCGTCCATCGTCCACACGCTGGTCACGCCGTTCGGGCAGGGCGCGCCGAAGGAGTTGCAGCGGCTCCGCCCGATCAACGTCATCAACGCCGGTGGCTGGGCCTATCACAGCCCGAGCGAGACGCCGTCCGACAAGCCTCCGCTCAAGGGCGCAGGCCGTTTCCTGTCGGACTACGAGGCGGGCATCGACGCGGCGCTTTGTACCCTCGCCTCGCTCCTGCGGCTGCGGCGCACCGGCGAGGGCCAGTCCATCGATGTGTCGGAGGTCGAGGTGCAACTCAACCGCATCGACGCCGTGCTGGACCGCATGCTGGCAGGAGAAGCCGACCCGAGCGACGCGCGTTCCGCTTACGACATGGGCGGCCCCGGCGCGTCCTTCGCCTGCTCCGACGGCCACGTCTTCCTGTTCATGACCACGCGCCATCACTGGAAGGCTCTCTGCGCGCTGATGAGTGAGCCGGAGTGGGCCACCGCTTTCCGCGAGGACTGGCTGGAGTTCGACTGCACGCCCACCAACGTCGCACAGTTCCGCGCCGGGTTCTCGGCATGGATCGCGACGCAGCAAAAGCTGCCCGTCACCGAGGCCGCGCAGAAGGCCGGCGTCGCGATGGTGCCGGTAAACACGGCGGCGGACCTGCCCCGCCACGAACAGTTCGCGCATCGCGGCTTCTTCCAGCAGGCGCAGCACCCGGCCTTCGGAGAAGTGGCCTACCCCGGCGCCTGCTACCGCATGAGCGCGACACCCGTCAGCGTGCGCACCCACGCCCCCGCGCTCGGCGCAGACCAGCGGCAGGTCGGCGATGCGTGA
- a CDS encoding CaiB/BaiF CoA transferase family protein: protein MRDRGGPLKGIRVVELTKVWAGPYAGKLLAHLGAEVIKIESRSNLDEMRAYGGVDIDAAPYFLSINQEILSVQVNMKTGEGLDLVKRMIATADILIDNIRPGAMERSGLDYESLKAIKPDLIQCSIKMWGTDGPLGYQTGYAPCFAALSGLTALVGHEGETPRGMNIRYGDSTAGACAALACVAALHHRESTGEGQFIDLSAVEAMTSLVGDSLFAWSVTGEVPQADGNFHPEMCPHGAYPCAQEAWTSIAVANEGEWRALCEVLETPALTVDPRFASLAERLANRHLLDAELGALTRPHDAAELAEKLRKAGVPAFKSMSSLDLATDGFLWAREAYRMVSDHRTGTRPIIGPSWRIDPDPPLIERGAPLLGEHNAYVYRELLGLREDEMDDLIARKVID from the coding sequence ATGCGTGACAGGGGCGGCCCGCTCAAAGGCATCCGCGTCGTCGAACTGACAAAGGTCTGGGCCGGGCCTTACGCGGGCAAGCTGCTCGCCCACCTCGGCGCGGAAGTCATCAAGATCGAGAGCCGATCGAACCTCGACGAGATGCGCGCCTACGGCGGCGTGGACATCGACGCGGCACCCTATTTCCTGTCGATCAACCAGGAGATCCTTTCCGTTCAGGTCAACATGAAGACCGGCGAAGGACTCGATCTGGTCAAGCGCATGATCGCCACTGCCGACATCCTGATCGACAACATCCGCCCCGGCGCGATGGAGCGGTCCGGGCTCGATTACGAGAGCCTGAAGGCCATCAAGCCGGATCTCATCCAGTGCTCGATCAAGATGTGGGGCACCGACGGCCCGCTCGGCTACCAGACGGGCTACGCACCCTGCTTCGCCGCGCTTTCCGGCCTCACCGCACTTGTCGGGCACGAGGGCGAGACGCCCAGGGGCATGAACATCCGCTATGGCGATTCCACCGCAGGGGCATGCGCCGCGCTTGCCTGCGTGGCGGCGCTGCACCATCGCGAGAGCACCGGCGAAGGCCAGTTCATCGACCTTTCCGCCGTCGAGGCGATGACCAGCCTCGTCGGCGACAGCCTGTTCGCATGGAGCGTCACCGGTGAGGTGCCGCAGGCGGACGGCAACTTCCATCCGGAGATGTGCCCGCACGGCGCCTACCCCTGCGCACAGGAGGCATGGACAAGTATCGCGGTGGCGAACGAGGGTGAATGGCGGGCACTGTGCGAGGTACTGGAAACGCCCGCTTTGACCGTCGATCCGCGCTTTGCCAGCCTTGCCGAGCGCCTTGCCAATCGTCATTTGCTCGATGCGGAACTGGGCGCCCTCACCCGCCCTCATGACGCGGCGGAACTGGCCGAAAAGCTCAGGAAAGCGGGCGTTCCTGCGTTCAAGTCGATGAGTTCGCTCGACCTCGCGACCGACGGTTTCCTGTGGGCGCGGGAAGCCTATCGCATGGTCAGCGACCACCGTACCGGCACCCGACCGATCATCGGCCCGTCTTGGCGCATCGACCCCGATCCGCCCCTCATCGAGCGCGGCGCGCCGCTGCTCGGCGAGCACAATGCCTACGTCTACCGCGAGTTGCTGGGGTTGCGCGAAGACGAAATGGACGATCTGATCGCGCGCAAGGTGATCGACTAG